One Nostoc punctiforme PCC 73102 DNA window includes the following coding sequences:
- a CDS encoding hydrogenase small subunit, translating to MTNVLWLQGGACSGNTMSFLNAEEPTVCDLIADFGINILWHPSLGLELGNDLQILLRNCISGTIPLDILVFEGSVVNAPNGTGEWNRFADRAMKDWLADLAKVAKFIVAVGDCATWGGIPAMSPNPSESEGLQFLKRQEGGFLGKDFVSQAGLPVINIPGCPAHPDWITQILVAIATGRIADIAFDELNRPQTFFNTYTQTGCTRNVHFAYKASTAEFGQRKGCLFYDLGCRGPMTHSSCNRILWNRVSSKTRAGMPCLGCTEPEFPFFDLKPGTVFKTQTVMGVPKELPPGVNKKDYALLTMVAKDAAPPWAEEDFFTV from the coding sequence ATGACTAACGTATTATGGCTACAAGGTGGTGCTTGTTCAGGCAACACCATGTCATTTCTCAACGCTGAAGAACCGACAGTCTGCGATTTAATTGCCGACTTTGGCATCAATATACTTTGGCATCCTTCCTTGGGGCTGGAACTAGGCAACGATTTGCAAATACTGCTACGGAATTGTATTTCTGGCACAATTCCTTTGGATATCTTGGTATTTGAAGGCAGTGTTGTTAACGCCCCCAACGGTACTGGCGAATGGAATCGGTTTGCCGATCGCGCCATGAAAGACTGGTTAGCAGACCTTGCCAAAGTTGCTAAATTTATTGTAGCGGTGGGAGACTGTGCAACCTGGGGAGGAATTCCCGCCATGTCACCCAACCCCAGCGAATCAGAAGGTTTGCAATTTCTCAAACGTCAAGAAGGCGGCTTTTTAGGTAAAGATTTCGTATCGCAAGCCGGATTACCCGTAATTAATATACCTGGATGTCCCGCCCATCCCGACTGGATTACGCAGATATTAGTTGCGATCGCTACTGGACGCATAGCAGACATTGCTTTCGATGAACTAAATCGTCCCCAAACCTTCTTCAACACCTACACCCAAACAGGTTGTACCCGCAACGTCCACTTTGCCTACAAAGCCTCAACCGCCGAATTTGGTCAGCGCAAAGGCTGCCTATTTTATGACTTGGGTTGTCGCGGCCCCATGACTCATTCTTCCTGCAACCGCATCTTATGGAACCGCGTCTCTTCCAAAACTCGCGCCGGAATGCCTTGTTTAGGTTGCACAGAACCAGAATTTCCCTTCTTTGACCTCAAACCAGGAACCGTATTTAAAACCCAAACAGTGATGGGAGTTCCTAAAGAATTACCGCCAGGGGTGAACAAAAAAGACTACGCCTTACTGACAATGGTTGCAAAAGATGCAGCACCACCTTGGGCAGAAGAAGACTTTTTTACAGTTTAG
- a CDS encoding nickel-dependent hydrogenase large subunit: MTIQSLDISPVGRVEGDLDVRVDIEHGRVVNAWTHAELFRGFEVILRGKDPQAGLIVTPRICGICGGSHLTSASWALDTAWETEVPRNAILARNLGQIVETIQSIPRYFYGLFAIDLTNKKYRNSRHYEEAVRRFAAFTGKSYELGITISAKPVEIYALLGGQWPHSSYMVPGGVMCAPTLTDITRAWAILEYFRTNWLEPVWLGCSLERYEQIQTYDDFRDWLDEDRNHRDSDLGFYWRMGLDIGLDRYGAGVGKYVTWGYLAHEDKYQKPTIEGRNAAMIMKSGVYDSFADTHVLMDQSFTRENTTHSWYDEGTEDIHPSDRTTKPTAINTKDFDNAYSWSSAVLHKDFGRLETGPLARQLVAGGQHGESWQHYDGFILDVFKQMGGPSIHVRQLARLHEIVKLYRQAEHCLREFKLNDPWYIKPKEKDGRGWGATEAARGSLSHWVEIEGGKIKNYQVIAPGTWNIGPRDGEGIRGPIEEALIGTPIYDSSDPVEVGHVARSFDSCLVCTVHAHDAKTGEELARFRTA, from the coding sequence ATGACAATTCAATCATTAGACATTTCGCCCGTCGGTAGAGTTGAAGGCGATTTAGATGTCCGAGTTGATATTGAACATGGAAGAGTAGTCAACGCCTGGACACACGCTGAATTATTTCGTGGATTTGAAGTTATCCTACGCGGTAAAGACCCCCAAGCCGGATTAATTGTCACACCTCGCATTTGCGGAATTTGCGGCGGTTCTCACCTGACATCTGCATCTTGGGCATTAGATACAGCTTGGGAAACAGAAGTTCCCCGCAATGCAATTTTAGCGAGAAATCTTGGTCAAATTGTCGAGACAATTCAAAGCATTCCCCGCTATTTTTATGGTTTGTTTGCCATTGATTTAACCAATAAAAAATACCGTAATAGTCGCCATTATGAGGAAGCTGTTAGACGCTTTGCCGCCTTCACTGGCAAATCTTACGAACTAGGCATAACAATTTCTGCTAAACCCGTAGAAATTTATGCACTGTTGGGCGGACAATGGCCTCATTCTAGCTACATGGTACCTGGTGGCGTGATGTGCGCCCCCACTTTAACAGACATTACTCGCGCTTGGGCGATTCTAGAATATTTCCGCACCAATTGGTTAGAACCAGTGTGGTTAGGTTGTTCATTAGAACGCTACGAACAAATCCAAACTTATGATGACTTCAGAGATTGGTTGGATGAAGACCGAAATCATCGAGATTCCGACTTAGGTTTTTATTGGCGCATGGGTTTAGACATCGGTTTAGATAGATATGGCGCTGGTGTTGGTAAATATGTGACTTGGGGATATTTAGCCCATGAAGATAAATACCAAAAGCCGACTATCGAAGGACGAAATGCGGCGATGATTATGAAAAGTGGAGTGTACGACAGCTTCGCAGACACTCACGTTTTAATGGATCAGTCATTTACCCGCGAGAATACAACTCACTCTTGGTACGATGAAGGGACAGAGGATATTCACCCTAGCGATCGCACCACTAAACCCACTGCAATCAATACCAAAGACTTCGATAACGCCTACTCTTGGTCAAGTGCAGTCCTTCACAAAGACTTCGGACGCTTGGAAACCGGCCCTTTAGCGCGGCAATTAGTAGCTGGTGGTCAACATGGCGAATCTTGGCAACACTACGACGGCTTTATCCTCGATGTCTTCAAACAAATGGGTGGCCCTAGTATTCATGTACGTCAGCTTGCACGACTTCACGAAATTGTCAAGTTATATCGTCAAGCCGAACACTGCTTGCGCGAATTTAAGTTAAACGACCCTTGGTATATTAAACCCAAAGAAAAAGATGGACGCGGTTGGGGTGCAACGGAAGCAGCGCGGGGTTCTTTATCTCACTGGGTGGAAATAGAGGGCGGTAAGATTAAGAACTACCAAGTTATTGCCCCAGGTACTTGGAATATCGGCCCTCGTGACGGCGAAGGAATCCGCGGCCCAATTGAAGAAGCGTTAATTGGGACACCCATTTACGATTCTAGCGATCCGGTGGAAGTTGGTCATGTGGCGCGATCGTTTGATTCATGTTTGGTGTGTACAGTCCACGCCCATGATGCGAAGACTGGTGAAGAGTTGGCGCGTTTTCGGACTGCTTAA
- a CDS encoding ATP-dependent nuclease yields MKPKPWEKIDNAFYPYIEVPLDPKITTIVGANESGKSHLLSAIEKAISGNNIERSDFCRYSHFFTVKQNELKYPDFGTEWSDLSKSEEVSLRKIIEIPENIIFDRFLVFRRNISNIIVYLPEKGDYRPYRIGERQVSELQSLLPEILRIESDVALPSSVPIKKLVHLGQEKYLDSRRFELLDREQRNRIVDALDEFSDNPELVTKVRLFWGENKDVVDPDAIETMKSIISALDEAVFSLNEKERRDKETNLAYKLICKIAQVDTNALLDLAGAIKKGMQGYANGIIEKINRQLSINLNFPNYWVQDRNFCLKVMARDYDLVFTITDRTGTEYSFEERSQGLRYFLSYYIQYRSHEPHPNKTEILLMDEPDAYLSSQAQQDLLKVFDLFAIPAQGSHLTHPIQVVYVTHSPFLIDKNHAERIRVLRKGNEDEGTRVVKDAAKNHYEPLRSSIGAYVGETAFIGNCNLMVEGISDQILIAGATTYLRANGAPNLETLDLNQITIVQSGSASHIPYLVYLARGRDVEQPAVIVLLDSDNSGNEAKKQLLGKGGQHRRPVLKEQFILQLTDLKEEFSLVTDPLTVKIEIEDIIPLSICIQATKFYLKEFLQLDETEFCFLTEDLVLKKLANQTILDAIQASLLEFPDKGLQINKVGFARNVIQVVNEWKQKRDSLDKHQSDALQVFEKNFRVLFKKLNIMQRRARQRLTDERLSQKIERLKKDFIALHPISARREDGVILLDEIEVILENNIENEAIKEIEAIKNALQNLRRDYKLEIDMSKTIDDYIGFQKGLEIIKYAGLLASQEETPDEPQAKKSATSESEEVPEKVHIDNLIVDEHQQVIIEQVPTISEVKIAEVSNNSTKANQRRKSRIRS; encoded by the coding sequence GTGAAGCCTAAACCTTGGGAAAAGATAGATAATGCTTTTTACCCGTATATTGAAGTTCCTCTTGATCCCAAAATTACAACAATCGTTGGTGCAAATGAATCTGGCAAATCTCACTTACTCAGTGCTATCGAAAAGGCTATATCTGGCAACAACATAGAACGTAGTGACTTTTGTCGTTATTCTCATTTTTTTACGGTTAAGCAGAATGAATTGAAATATCCTGACTTTGGTACTGAATGGTCTGATCTGTCAAAGTCTGAAGAGGTAAGCTTAAGAAAAATTATAGAAATTCCTGAGAATATTATTTTTGATAGATTTCTAGTATTCCGAAGAAATATTAGTAATATAATTGTATATTTGCCTGAAAAAGGAGACTACAGACCATACAGAATTGGCGAGAGACAAGTTAGCGAGTTGCAAAGTTTACTTCCTGAAATACTCAGAATTGAATCTGATGTTGCACTGCCGTCCAGTGTTCCCATTAAGAAATTAGTCCACTTAGGCCAAGAGAAGTATCTCGATAGCAGAAGATTTGAACTTTTGGATCGAGAACAAAGAAACAGAATTGTAGACGCGCTCGACGAATTTAGTGATAACCCAGAACTAGTTACTAAAGTTCGTCTTTTTTGGGGTGAAAACAAGGATGTTGTTGACCCCGATGCGATTGAGACAATGAAATCAATTATTTCAGCACTGGATGAAGCAGTATTCAGCCTTAATGAAAAAGAAAGAAGAGATAAAGAAACCAATTTAGCTTATAAATTGATTTGCAAGATTGCTCAAGTTGATACAAATGCTTTACTTGATTTAGCTGGGGCGATTAAAAAGGGAATGCAAGGTTATGCAAATGGAATCATCGAGAAGATCAACCGCCAATTATCTATTAATTTAAACTTTCCTAACTATTGGGTTCAAGACCGAAACTTCTGTTTGAAAGTTATGGCCAGAGACTATGACTTAGTATTTACTATAACAGATAGAACAGGAACTGAGTATTCATTTGAGGAGAGAAGCCAAGGATTACGATACTTTCTCAGCTATTACATTCAGTACCGATCTCATGAACCTCATCCAAATAAAACTGAAATCCTTTTAATGGATGAGCCAGATGCTTATTTATCTAGCCAAGCACAACAAGATTTACTTAAAGTATTTGACCTGTTTGCAATTCCGGCACAAGGTTCACATTTAACTCATCCTATCCAAGTAGTTTACGTAACCCACTCTCCCTTTTTAATTGATAAGAATCATGCTGAACGCATTCGAGTCTTGCGGAAAGGAAATGAGGATGAAGGAACGCGAGTAGTGAAAGATGCTGCTAAAAACCATTATGAACCTCTAAGGTCTTCAATTGGTGCTTATGTTGGCGAAACAGCTTTCATCGGCAATTGTAATTTAATGGTTGAAGGTATTTCCGACCAAATTCTCATTGCAGGAGCTACAACATATCTTCGAGCAAATGGCGCGCCTAATTTAGAAACTTTAGATTTAAACCAAATTACTATTGTTCAGTCAGGTTCAGCATCGCATATTCCTTATTTAGTCTATTTAGCCCGTGGACGAGATGTTGAACAGCCAGCAGTAATTGTTCTGCTGGACAGTGACAATAGTGGAAACGAAGCTAAAAAGCAATTATTAGGTAAAGGTGGTCAACATAGAAGACCTGTGCTTAAAGAGCAATTTATTCTTCAGCTTACTGATCTAAAAGAAGAATTCTCTTTAGTAACTGATCCTCTGACAGTAAAGATTGAAATAGAAGATATTATTCCCTTGTCTATTTGTATACAAGCAACGAAGTTTTATTTGAAAGAGTTTCTACAATTAGATGAAACAGAGTTTTGCTTTCTGACAGAAGATTTAGTTTTAAAAAAACTTGCTAATCAAACTATCCTTGATGCTATACAGGCAAGTCTTTTAGAGTTTCCTGACAAAGGCTTACAAATTAATAAGGTTGGCTTTGCGAGGAATGTTATTCAAGTTGTAAATGAGTGGAAACAGAAACGAGATTCACTGGATAAGCATCAATCTGACGCACTTCAAGTTTTTGAAAAAAACTTTAGAGTTTTGTTTAAGAAATTGAACATTATGCAGCGGCGTGCCCGGCAGAGATTAACAGACGAAAGGCTATCTCAAAAGATTGAGCGTTTAAAAAAGGATTTCATAGCACTTCATCCTATTTCAGCAAGGCGTGAAGATGGTGTTATCCTTCTTGATGAGATTGAGGTTATTTTAGAGAACAATATAGAGAATGAAGCAATTAAGGAAATTGAAGCAATTAAGAACGCACTCCAAAATCTGCGACGTGATTATAAGCTTGAGATTGATATGAGTAAAACGATTGATGACTACATTGGATTTCAGAAAGGCTTAGAAATAATTAAGTATGCAGGGCTTTTAGCTAGTCAAGAAGAAACTCCCGATGAACCTCAAGCAAAGAAGTCAGCTACATCAGAATCAGAAGAAGTGCCTGAGAAAGTACACATAGATAACCTTATTGTAGATGAACATCAACAAGTTATTATTGAACAAGTCCCTACTATCTCTGAAGTAAAAATTGCTGAAGTTTCTAATAACTCTACAAAGGCTAATCAAAGAAGAAAGTCTAGAATACGCTCATAG
- a CDS encoding type II toxin-antitoxin system Phd/YefM family antitoxin, protein METVNIHQAKTNLSKLLSRVELGEEIIISNRGVPIAKLVPFRTSSNRLNSLGQDKGRFVVPDDFNAPLPEEILAAFEGGEE, encoded by the coding sequence ATGGAAACTGTAAATATTCATCAAGCTAAAACGAATCTCTCAAAGCTGTTGTCACGCGTAGAACTTGGAGAAGAAATCATTATTTCCAACCGAGGCGTTCCGATCGCCAAGTTGGTTCCGTTTCGCACCTCATCAAATCGACTCAATAGTTTAGGGCAAGATAAAGGGCGTTTTGTAGTGCCAGATGACTTCAACGCGCCTTTACCAGAAGAAATTTTGGCAGCATTTGAGGGCGGTGAGGAGTGA
- a CDS encoding type II toxin-antitoxin system VapC family toxin — protein sequence MKLLLDTQCWLWWFTQPELLNESAIAHIADETNELWLSVASIWEMGIKVAIGKLPLADPLDSYISSRMTVLAMRSLEITASHALQAAALPLHHRDPFDRMLIAQAQIEEMTLVSADSMFNKYDISLLWAAKS from the coding sequence GTGAAACTTTTGCTAGATACACAATGCTGGTTATGGTGGTTTACCCAACCAGAGCTTTTGAATGAATCAGCAATCGCCCATATTGCCGATGAAACAAATGAATTGTGGCTCTCAGTTGCCAGCATTTGGGAAATGGGGATAAAAGTTGCGATCGGGAAGTTGCCTCTGGCAGATCCCCTAGACAGTTATATTTCTAGTCGGATGACGGTATTGGCAATGCGATCGCTAGAAATTACAGCTTCTCATGCTTTACAAGCGGCTGCGTTACCTTTGCACCACCGAGATCCTTTTGACAGAATGTTGATTGCACAGGCTCAGATAGAAGAAATGACGCTTGTGAGTGCCGATTCAATGTTTAATAAGTACGACATTTCCCTACTTTGGGCAGCCAAATCTTAA
- a CDS encoding hydrogenase maturation protease — MLTIIGCGNLNRSDDAVGVIIAQHLQKYLAENPHPYVRVYDCGTAGMEVMFQARGSQQLIIIDASSTGSEPGAVFKVPGKELEALPEPSYNLHDFRWDNALAAGRKIFQNDFPDDVTVYLIEAANLGLGLELSPIVKHSADLVFEEVAALISQNINF, encoded by the coding sequence ATGCTAACTATTATTGGTTGCGGAAATCTCAATCGCAGTGACGACGCAGTAGGTGTAATCATTGCCCAACACTTACAAAAATATCTAGCTGAAAACCCTCATCCTTATGTGCGAGTATATGACTGTGGCACCGCAGGGATGGAAGTAATGTTTCAAGCTAGAGGTAGTCAACAATTAATAATTATTGATGCAAGTTCAACTGGTTCTGAACCGGGTGCTGTGTTTAAAGTTCCAGGAAAAGAACTGGAAGCTTTGCCAGAACCTAGTTATAACTTGCACGATTTTCGTTGGGATAATGCTTTAGCCGCCGGACGGAAAATCTTTCAAAATGACTTTCCCGATGATGTGACAGTTTATTTAATTGAAGCGGCAAATCTTGGTTTGGGACTAGAGTTAAGTCCTATTGTCAAACATTCTGCTGATTTGGTTTTTGAAGAGGTAGCTGCACTTATCAGTCAGAATATCAACTTTTAA
- a CDS encoding SagB/ThcOx family dehydrogenase, which translates to MPSSQISGKAYHEATKHSYLSVQLDPNYVDASTQPSAFKVYPKFYRRVKLNLNNPVHSFISLTSTITLEKVYKDGPYKLRVNPSAGALYPTEVYVQIRGIEGMVDGIYHLEVENNCLTLIYELIDDGLENYIIPGKSINGFIFLISCVYYRSSWKYQNRSIRYCFLDSGHHLGAVAASASLYNRDIQLIFDFDKIALNSDLGFENKEFITACAVSGELENKKIRSLRLKVPFVSGTDYFESNQFIEDAYQATTLQKSRQHKLEYPQFDFDRDKFYQTIWNRRSIRRFRKEAISQEDYLYVVQQLQQSIPTENYEQLEIYSVVHRVEGMTPGLYKGTYLVKTGNFSEKTGYLCINQAIAKDSAVTLFFVSDYLNYQTAMQIAGFLGQRLYLTSNYMGIQCSGIGAYYDDETQELLETNKDVLYGMVIGR; encoded by the coding sequence ATGCCATCAAGTCAGATATCGGGTAAAGCTTATCATGAGGCTACCAAGCATTCTTATTTATCGGTACAACTCGATCCAAATTATGTAGATGCCTCAACACAGCCATCTGCATTTAAAGTTTATCCAAAGTTTTATCGGAGAGTGAAATTAAATCTCAATAATCCTGTTCACTCTTTTATCTCGCTAACCAGTACGATAACACTAGAAAAAGTATATAAAGATGGCCCTTATAAACTGCGGGTGAATCCATCAGCAGGCGCTCTGTATCCTACGGAAGTTTACGTACAGATTCGTGGGATTGAGGGAATGGTAGATGGTATATACCATCTAGAAGTTGAGAATAATTGTCTAACTCTGATCTATGAATTAATCGATGATGGGTTGGAGAATTATATTATACCGGGTAAAAGTATCAACGGATTCATCTTTTTAATTAGTTGTGTTTATTATAGGTCTAGCTGGAAATATCAAAATAGAAGCATAAGGTATTGCTTCTTAGATAGCGGACACCATTTAGGTGCAGTTGCAGCTTCAGCTTCTCTCTACAACCGAGATATACAACTAATTTTCGACTTTGATAAAATCGCTCTTAATTCGGATTTGGGATTTGAGAATAAAGAGTTTATTACTGCTTGTGCGGTGTCAGGAGAACTAGAAAACAAGAAAATCAGAAGCTTAAGGCTGAAAGTTCCTTTTGTCTCTGGTACTGATTATTTTGAATCAAATCAATTTATTGAAGATGCTTATCAAGCAACTACTCTACAAAAGAGCCGCCAGCATAAATTAGAGTATCCTCAATTTGATTTCGATCGGGATAAATTTTATCAAACAATTTGGAATAGACGTTCTATTAGACGTTTCCGGAAAGAGGCTATTTCTCAAGAAGATTATTTATATGTAGTGCAACAACTTCAGCAGTCAATACCGACAGAAAATTATGAGCAATTAGAAATTTACTCGGTCGTGCATCGAGTAGAGGGAATGACACCTGGGTTATATAAAGGTACGTATCTGGTTAAGACAGGTAATTTTAGTGAAAAGACAGGTTACTTATGTATTAATCAGGCTATTGCTAAAGATAGCGCTGTAACTTTATTTTTTGTGTCAGATTATTTAAACTATCAAACTGCTATGCAAATAGCTGGTTTTCTGGGACAAAGACTTTATTTAACTAGTAATTATATGGGAATTCAGTGTAGTGGGATTGGTGCTTATTATGATGATGAAACCCAGGAATTATTAGAGACAAATAAAGATGTACTTTATGGAATGGTGATTGGAAGATAA
- a CDS encoding ankyrin repeat domain-containing protein codes for MSQLNRQDLSEATTQWLIAKGYNPGDLNQLGENGDTALMKATREGVYAVVKELIDAGGDINAQNSDASGGLRLRNNALWFACFGNHYDLINLLLAANININNQNDNGATVLMFAASAGKTEVVKLLLQHNPNLYLKNLDDYKAIDFASNVEVLRILKNAIKSDIG; via the coding sequence ATGAGTCAATTAAACAGACAAGATCTGAGTGAAGCAACAACTCAATGGCTAATAGCAAAAGGCTATAACCCTGGGGATTTAAATCAGCTAGGGGAAAATGGCGATACAGCTTTAATGAAAGCCACAAGAGAGGGAGTGTATGCAGTCGTCAAAGAACTAATTGATGCAGGTGGGGATATCAACGCTCAAAATAGCGATGCCTCCGGCGGGCTACGCCTACGCAACAATGCTTTGTGGTTTGCTTGCTTTGGTAATCACTACGATTTAATTAATTTACTGTTGGCTGCGAACATTAATATTAATAACCAAAATGATAACGGTGCAACAGTTTTAATGTTCGCAGCCTCAGCCGGAAAAACAGAAGTCGTTAAGTTACTTTTACAACATAACCCTAACTTATATTTGAAAAACTTAGACGACTATAAAGCAATTGATTTTGCCAGCAATGTAGAAGTTTTAAGGATACTTAAAAATGCCATCAAGTCAGATATCGGGTAA
- a CDS encoding TOBE domain-containing protein codes for MEISARNSLKGTVKKVVPGTVNTEVILEIAPGVELVSIITKSSAEKLGLAEGKEAYAVIKSSDVIVAVE; via the coding sequence ATGGAAATTAGCGCTCGTAATTCTCTAAAAGGTACTGTAAAAAAAGTTGTGCCTGGTACAGTTAACACTGAGGTAATTTTAGAAATTGCACCAGGAGTAGAGTTAGTGTCAATAATCACAAAATCATCAGCAGAAAAGCTGGGACTTGCAGAAGGCAAGGAAGCTTATGCCGTGATTAAATCATCAGATGTGATAGTTGCTGTTGAGTAA
- a CDS encoding FeoA family protein: MFTPFSITGCSLELLRTGEQGIVTFCKSQDKIILNQLISIGVTLGTIITLEQNFPSFIIKIENISLALDTKSIQAIYVRIIDNLTN; the protein is encoded by the coding sequence ATGTTTACCCCCTTTAGTATTACTGGCTGTTCTTTAGAATTATTGAGAACAGGAGAGCAAGGAATAGTCACCTTCTGTAAAAGTCAGGATAAAATAATCTTAAATCAACTGATATCAATAGGGGTAACACTAGGAACGATTATTACTTTAGAGCAAAACTTTCCATCATTCATTATTAAAATAGAAAACATATCTTTAGCACTAGATACAAAAAGTATCCAAGCTATTTATGTCCGCATTATTGATAATTTAACTAATTAA
- a CDS encoding 2Fe-2S iron-sulfur cluster-binding protein, with product MATYQVRLINKKEDIDTTIEVDEETTILEAAEENGIELPFSCHAGSCSSCVGKVVEGEVNQEDQNFLDDDQVSKGYALLCVTYPRSNCTIKTHQEAYLV from the coding sequence ATGGCTACCTACCAAGTTAGATTAATCAACAAAAAAGAAGACATCGACACCACAATTGAGGTTGATGAAGAAACTACCATCTTAGAAGCAGCAGAAGAAAATGGTATTGAATTGCCTTTTTCATGTCATGCGGGATCTTGCTCTAGCTGTGTAGGCAAGGTTGTTGAAGGCGAAGTTAATCAAGAAGATCAAAACTTCCTGGATGACGATCAGGTTTCTAAAGGATACGCTCTACTTTGTGTAACTTATCCTCGTTCTAATTGCACAATCAAAACACATCAAGAAGCATATCTCGTATAA
- a CDS encoding HesB/IscA family protein translates to MAVILSEKAEFHLRAFLKGSAPDADGATKGVRISVKDGGCSGYEYAIDITSKPQPDDLVSHQGKVVVYVDAKSAPLLDGVIVDFVEGVMESGFKFINPNATDTCGCGKSFKTDDGTPTGVPCS, encoded by the coding sequence ATGGCCGTTATTTTATCAGAAAAAGCAGAATTTCATCTGCGAGCATTCCTCAAAGGTTCAGCACCCGACGCTGATGGCGCAACTAAAGGTGTCCGCATCTCTGTAAAAGATGGTGGTTGCAGTGGCTATGAATATGCGATCGATATCACCAGCAAACCTCAACCAGATGATTTGGTAAGTCACCAAGGCAAAGTGGTAGTTTACGTTGATGCCAAAAGTGCGCCGTTATTAGACGGAGTTATCGTTGATTTCGTTGAGGGAGTGATGGAAAGCGGTTTTAAATTCATCAACCCTAACGCAACTGATACCTGCGGTTGTGGAAAGTCTTTCAAAACAGACGACGGTACGCCTACTGGTGTACCTTGCAGCTAA
- a CDS encoding HesA/MoeB/ThiF family protein: MVNLTPTELERYRRQMMLPNFGETAQKRLKSATVLVTGVGGLGGTAALYLAVAGVGRLILVRGGDLRLDDMNRQVLMTDDWVGKPRVFKAKETLDAINPDVQVEIVHDYITPEHVDSLVQSADMALDCAHNFTERNLLNEACVRSRKPMVEAAMNGMEAYLTTIIPGVTPCLSCLFPEKPEWDQRGFSVLGAVSGTLACLTALEAIKLITGFSQPLLSQLLTIDLNRMEFAKRRSHRDRSCPVCGNSAPWRHAQSNSMEPTATGIAQNT; this comes from the coding sequence TTGGTTAACCTAACGCCTACCGAATTAGAACGCTATCGTCGCCAAATGATGCTTCCGAACTTTGGCGAAACAGCACAGAAACGCCTGAAGTCAGCGACAGTTCTGGTTACAGGTGTGGGGGGATTAGGCGGTACGGCGGCGCTTTACTTAGCAGTAGCGGGCGTTGGGCGGCTAATCCTAGTCCGGGGTGGTGACTTGCGGCTAGATGATATGAATCGTCAGGTTCTCATGACTGATGATTGGGTAGGTAAGCCAAGGGTATTCAAAGCTAAAGAAACTCTGGATGCGATTAATCCTGATGTCCAAGTGGAAATTGTTCATGATTACATCACCCCGGAACATGTAGACTCGTTAGTGCAGTCGGCTGATATGGCTCTTGATTGCGCCCACAATTTTACAGAGCGCAATTTGTTAAATGAAGCCTGTGTGCGATCGCGTAAGCCAATGGTGGAAGCTGCAATGAATGGGATGGAAGCTTACCTGACGACGATTATTCCTGGTGTGACTCCTTGTTTATCTTGTCTGTTTCCAGAAAAGCCTGAGTGGGATCAGCGCGGCTTTTCAGTTCTAGGCGCTGTTTCTGGAACCCTAGCTTGTTTAACAGCACTGGAAGCTATCAAGCTGATCACCGGGTTTAGTCAGCCTCTATTGTCGCAATTGCTGACAATCGACCTAAATCGGATGGAATTTGCTAAACGCCGTTCTCACCGTGATCGCTCTTGTCCAGTATGCGGTAATAGTGCGCCTTGGAGACACGCGCAATCCAATTCGATGGAACCTACAGCCACGGGTATTGCACAAAATACTTAA
- the nifW gene encoding nitrogenase-stabilizing/protective protein NifW, with product MTGTIDEFKKLVDAEEFFQFFNMSYDLEVVNVHRLHILKKFSQYMHEIDENSPDLSQEEKLNQYSLALQKAYQVFIESTAYEQKLFKVFNDKPKNVVTLTEITSD from the coding sequence ATGACTGGAACTATTGATGAATTCAAAAAGCTCGTAGATGCAGAAGAATTTTTCCAATTCTTTAATATGTCCTACGACTTAGAAGTTGTGAATGTACATCGTCTACATATTCTGAAAAAGTTTTCTCAATATATGCACGAAATTGATGAAAATTCTCCTGACTTGAGTCAAGAAGAGAAACTAAATCAATATTCTTTGGCTTTGCAAAAAGCTTATCAGGTCTTTATCGAATCAACAGCTTACGAACAAAAGCTGTTCAAAGTGTTTAACGATAAGCCGAAAAATGTAGTCACACTGACAGAAATCACTTCTGATTAG